A region from the Metopolophium dirhodum isolate CAU chromosome 9, ASM1992520v1, whole genome shotgun sequence genome encodes:
- the LOC132951563 gene encoding aspartate aminotransferase, cytoplasmic: MSIFSDVEEAQPIEVFHLVKVFNEDDDPSKVNLTIGAYRTNEGKPYYIPVVKKAESVVLDGTLNHEYLPILGLESFTKAASQLLLGDITQRQEEGTIFGVQSISGSGALRVGAEFLVKHLKCTTFYYSIPTWENHHLIFMTSGFQDAKTYRYWNEETRSLDFDGFCEDLSNAPENAVIILHGCAHNPTGLDPTEDQWKKIAEIIKEHKLIPFFDNAYQGFASGDLEKDAWSVRYFLSQGFEFLCSQSFAKNYGLYNERAGNLTFVLNSVENVKAVKSQVTMIVRGMYSNPPNHGARTVSTILNNDVFKNEWMNTLKLMTDRIKAMRKSLREHLEKLGTIGTWNHITDQTGMFSYTGLSASHVEYLRSKYHIYMLRSGRINICGLNTNNINYVAEAITDTLLNVAK; the protein is encoded by the exons ATGAGTATTTTCAGCGACGTCGAGGAAGCACAGCCCATCGAAGTGTTCCATTTAGTGAAAGTCTTTAATGAAGACGACGATCCATCGAAAGTAAATTTGACCATTGGGG CGTATAGGACAAATGAAGgcaaaccatattatattcctGTCGTGAAAAAAGCTGAGAGTGTGGTACTTGATGGTACATTGAATCACGAGTATTTACCAATATTGGGCTTGGAATCTTTTACTAAAGCTGCATCGCAACTACTATTGGGCGATATCACTCAACGCCAAGAAGAAGgaact atatttggTGTTCAATCAATCAGTGGTTCTGGAGCACTTAGAGTGGGAGCAgaatttttagtcaaacatttgaAATGTACCACATTCTATTATTCAATACCGACTTGGG AAAATCATCATTTGATTTTCATGACTAGTGGATTTCAAGATGCCAAAACTTATCGCTATTGGAATGAAGAAACAAGATCTCTCGATTTTGATGGATTTTGTGAAGATTTATCAAATGCGCCGGAAAATGcggttattatattacatggaTGTGCTCATAATCCAACTGGATTAGATCCAACTGAAGATCAATGGAAAAAAATTGcagaaattataaaa GAACATAAATTAATACCGTTCTTTGATAATGCCTACCAAGGATTTGCATCTGGAGATTTAGAGAAAGATGCATGGTCTGTGCGGTACTTCCTTAGTCAAGGGTTTGAGTTCTTATGTTCACAATCATTTGCTAAAAACTATGGACTTTATA ATGAACGAGCAGGAAACCTAACTTTTGTACTGAATTCTGTGGAAAATGTCAAGGCTGTAAAATCTCAGGTGACAATGATTGTTAGAGGGATGTATTCAAATCCACCAAACCATGGTGCACGTACTGTcagtacaatattaaataatgatgtattcaaaaatgaatg gaTGAATACCTTGAAGCTAATGACAGATAGGATTAAAGCTATGAGAAAATCTTTACGAGAACATTTGGAAAAGCTTGGTACAATTGGAACATGGAATCATATAACTGATCAAACTGGGATGTTTTCCTATACAGGATTATCAG caAGTCATGTAGAATATTTACGAAGCAAATATCATATTTACATGTTGCGGTCGGGGCGTATTAACATTTGTGGACTgaataccaataatataaattatgtagctGAAGCAATTACCGATACTTTATTAAATGTTGccaagtaa